The following proteins are encoded in a genomic region of Sorangiineae bacterium MSr12523:
- the atpA gene encoding F0F1 ATP synthase subunit alpha, whose amino-acid sequence MQLRAEEISQIIKKQIQNYERAALTQETGTVLSVGDGIARVYGLEGAMAGELLEFPGNLVGLVLNLESDNVGTALFGDTSAIKEGAIVKRTGRIMDVPVGEALIGRVVNSLGQPLDGKGPIESPHRRRVEVKAPGILARQPVKEPLQTGIKAIDAMVPIGRGQRELIIGDRQTGKTAVAIDTIINQKGLGVYCFYVAIGQKQSTVAAVMDKLTKFGAMEYTTIVVAGASESAPLQFIAPYTGVTMAEYFRDTGRHALCIYDDLSKQAVAYRQLSLLLRRPPGREAYPGDVFYIHSRLLERAAKMAEEFAVVPNGTTDWKQVPAGAKVHLGEEGKHEAEAEAKEKGNGSTVLRNPNSGGSLTALPIIETQGGDVSAYIPTNVISITDGQIFLETDLFYSGVRPAINVGISVSRVGGNAQIKAMKSVAGTLKLDLAQYREKAAFSQFASDLDKVTRDMLDRGVRLTEVLKQGQYVPLPVERQVVLIYAATKGFVDGLPVDRLASYEKELYAYLDANHPEVFEKVRTKKVLDKELEGELRGILEKFGKAFGKGGK is encoded by the coding sequence ATGCAGCTTCGCGCCGAAGAGATCTCGCAGATCATCAAAAAGCAAATCCAGAACTACGAGCGCGCTGCGCTCACGCAGGAGACCGGAACGGTTCTCAGCGTGGGTGACGGTATCGCCCGTGTCTACGGCCTCGAAGGAGCCATGGCCGGCGAGTTGCTCGAGTTCCCCGGCAACTTGGTGGGCTTGGTGCTCAACCTCGAGTCGGACAACGTCGGTACCGCCCTCTTCGGCGACACCAGCGCCATCAAGGAAGGCGCCATCGTCAAGCGCACCGGCCGCATCATGGACGTGCCCGTGGGCGAGGCGCTCATCGGCCGCGTCGTCAACTCGCTCGGCCAGCCGCTCGACGGCAAGGGCCCCATCGAGTCGCCGCACCGCCGCCGCGTCGAGGTGAAGGCGCCGGGCATCTTGGCGCGCCAGCCGGTCAAGGAGCCGCTCCAGACGGGCATCAAGGCCATCGACGCCATGGTTCCCATCGGCCGCGGTCAGCGCGAGCTCATCATCGGCGACCGCCAGACGGGCAAGACCGCCGTCGCGATCGACACGATCATCAACCAGAAGGGTCTCGGCGTTTACTGCTTCTACGTCGCCATCGGGCAGAAGCAGTCCACGGTCGCGGCCGTCATGGACAAGCTGACGAAGTTCGGCGCCATGGAGTACACGACCATCGTCGTGGCCGGCGCGAGCGAGTCGGCGCCGCTGCAGTTCATCGCGCCGTACACCGGCGTGACCATGGCCGAGTACTTCCGCGACACCGGCCGCCACGCGCTCTGCATCTACGACGACCTGTCGAAGCAAGCCGTCGCGTACCGCCAGCTTTCGCTCCTCCTCCGCCGTCCGCCGGGACGCGAGGCTTACCCGGGCGACGTCTTCTACATCCACTCGCGTCTGCTCGAGCGCGCTGCCAAGATGGCCGAGGAGTTCGCGGTCGTCCCGAACGGCACGACGGATTGGAAGCAGGTTCCCGCCGGCGCCAAGGTCCACCTCGGCGAGGAAGGCAAGCACGAGGCCGAGGCCGAGGCGAAGGAGAAGGGCAACGGCAGCACGGTGCTCCGCAACCCGAACTCCGGTGGTTCGCTCACGGCGCTCCCCATCATCGAGACGCAGGGCGGTGACGTTTCGGCGTACATCCCGACGAACGTCATCTCGATCACCGACGGCCAGATCTTCCTCGAGACGGACCTCTTCTACTCGGGCGTCCGTCCGGCCATCAACGTCGGTATCTCCGTTAGCCGCGTCGGTGGTAACGCGCAGATCAAGGCGATGAAGAGCGTCGCCGGTACCCTGAAGCTCGACCTCGCGCAGTACCGCGAGAAGGCGGCGTTCAGCCAGTTCGCCAGCGACTTGGACAAGGTTACGCGCGACATGCTCGATCGCGGCGTGCGCCTCACCGAGGTGCTCAAGCAGGGTCAGTACGTGCCGCTCCCCGTCGAGCGCCAGGTCGTTCTGATCTACGCAGCGACGAAGGGCTTCGTCGACGGCCTGCCGGTGGACCGGCTCGCGTCGTACGAGAAGGAGCTCTACGCGTACCTCGATGCGAACCACCCCGAGGTGTTCGAGAAGGTCCGCACGAAGAAGGTTCTCGACAAGGAGCTCGAGGGAGAGCTGAGGGGCATCCTCGAGAAGTTCGGCAAGGCTTTCGGTAAAGGCGGCAAGTAG
- the atpG gene encoding ATP synthase F1 subunit gamma: protein MPNLKAIRKRITSVKATQKITRAMKMVAGARLNRAQQRILALRPYALKTQEVLQSVADSMREHAEDEAAKVDPHDPDELFHPLLEYRPEKKVLYVVMTGDRGLCGGFNANVNKATDRERKERESGERAAEAEFVTIGRKGREYLQRRGATVAQDFPGLYDGLNLEKARQVTHFIVSNFENGTYDAVYLVYNEFKSAISQKTTVDQLLPIPKSSEKADKNDKNDKNDKSDALKAEFLYEPNPRALLERLVPMYMDISIYRALLETQAGFFGAQMTAMDAATRNAKDVIARLSLAYNRARQAAITTELMEIIGGAEALKE from the coding sequence ATGCCGAACCTAAAGGCCATCCGCAAGCGCATCACGAGCGTCAAGGCGACGCAGAAGATCACGCGCGCCATGAAGATGGTCGCGGGTGCGCGCCTCAATCGTGCGCAGCAGCGCATTCTTGCGCTGCGTCCGTACGCGCTGAAGACGCAAGAGGTGTTGCAGAGCGTTGCGGATTCGATGCGTGAGCACGCCGAGGACGAGGCGGCGAAGGTCGATCCGCACGATCCGGACGAGCTCTTTCACCCGCTTCTCGAGTATCGCCCCGAGAAGAAAGTCCTCTACGTCGTGATGACCGGCGACCGCGGTCTGTGCGGTGGCTTCAACGCCAACGTCAACAAGGCGACCGATCGCGAGCGCAAGGAGCGCGAGAGCGGTGAGCGCGCCGCGGAAGCGGAGTTCGTGACCATCGGGCGCAAGGGACGCGAGTACCTGCAGCGCCGTGGAGCAACCGTCGCGCAGGACTTCCCGGGTCTGTACGACGGGCTCAATCTGGAGAAGGCGCGTCAGGTGACGCACTTCATCGTGTCCAACTTCGAGAACGGCACCTACGACGCGGTGTACCTCGTATACAACGAGTTCAAGAGCGCCATTTCGCAGAAGACGACGGTGGATCAGCTTCTGCCGATCCCGAAGAGCAGTGAGAAGGCCGACAAGAACGACAAGAACGACAAGAACGACAAGAGCGACGCGCTGAAGGCGGAGTTCCTCTACGAGCCGAACCCGCGCGCGCTGCTCGAGCGGCTCGTGCCGATGTACATGGACATCTCGATCTATCGCGCGTTGTTGGAGACCCAAGCGGGCTTCTTCGGCGCGCAGATGACCGCCATGGACGCCGCCACGCGCAACGCCAAAGACGTGATCGCGCGTCTGTCGCTCGCATACAACCGCGCGCGCCAGGCTGCCATCACGACGGAGCTGATGGAGATCATCGGCGGCGCCGAAGCGCTGAAAGAGTAA